The genomic segment gaccaggaggtcagaAGTTCAAGtcgtggaaacaacctcttgcagaaatgcagggtaaggctGTGTACGATAGACCCTTGTGGCCCATCCCTTCTCCGGCCCCCACGCACAGCGGTAGCTATAGTGTACTAGTCGCTCTTTACTGTCTTTTATTATCGGTTGTTTTTGTTACTATTTGGTTGATTCTTATACTTCCCTTACTATCTGTTGTTTTTTCTTGTGCCAAGGGTCTACCGAAAACATCCTCTCTCCTTTGAGGTAggggtatggtctgcgtacactctactctATCCTCCCttgaccccactttgtgggatcaCACTTTGTATGCGGTTGTTGTTGTGGGTTCTAGACAACATTTCTTTTTGCTTTGTCGCACTTCTGAAAACTATGTTGCTTCTACTCTTGGAAAATGTTGTATCATCAGATTCTCCATAAAAGCACTACTTTTGGAGTATCTTTCATGCACCcgtcaacatttttgaagagtctgggCAACATAGTCTGAAAAGACTGTTTATACAGTTTCGGAAAGTATTTTTGTGATATTATAAACACAACACTAATGtcctttttcagttttttggGACACATAGTGACCATAAGATCATTGAGATTAAATTAGTGTATTTTGGTTCAAATTACGGTCTTTGGTTACAAGACTGTCCTTTATGAACTTTGTGTAACGTCTATCTAGCGTACATGTTGAGATTTAGTTTGTTGAGAAGAAAAGACATGaccttttaaatttttcaattttgttcTTACAGTTGACGTGGCTTAACTCTCATCTCGAAAAGATCTGGCCGTATGTGGATGAGGTTAGATTCAATGTCTATACATAGTTTGGTTTTCCACTCTATTGCGATTCTGCGATTTCCgtttttccccttttcttttctaatttctgGTTCTTGGGAATTCTTTGTTGCTAATTGAGTCGGTGTTGGTATATGGGAATTCAGGCAGCATCGGAACTAGTAAAGGCAAATGTGGAGCCAATTTTGGAACAATATAGGCCTGTGATTTTGGCGTCGTTGAAATTCTCTAAGTTCACTCTTGGTACAGTTGCTCCACAATTCACAGGTTAGATGATGGCTGGCGTAACATGCCTCCGGTGTCTCAATTTGTTCCTGTGTTTTGGTTTTATCtgtttgtgtgtgtatatgtatgtatggtcaaGTAATCACTTATTGTTATACGATGAATAAATAGACGTTGGGCTTAACTCAACTCCAAAAGCTAGCCCAATAGATGAGTGTTACCCAATACCATATAAGGTGACCAAAGGACCACACACCCGCCAATATCAGTCGTCAGATATTGAACACTCACTGCAAGCCCAGACCTTAACTAGAGCATGGACAACATAATATGGGGTCCATTATCGGGTGAAGCAATGAACCGGGATGAGTCTTGCTCGGATACATGTAAGATATGGACCTTGGATGTAACTcaacccaaaagctagctcattaGGAGAAAATTTCcaaagtccatataaggagatcaCTATCACATCTCCCAActctaatattattaaaaatttatcctTAATCGTCATGCCAGTGATGTGgttgttttgaaaaatttatccTACTCGTCATGACATAATTTGAGACAGCCAGGGTTTTAAAGGACATCAAAAACTGATAGAGCTACGGCAGTGACCTGGCCTCTGGTGTCAGTTTATCCTTAGTAAAAGAAACTGCTTGTGTAGATGAATCACATGAatgcttgatttcatatttaTGTTCCGTTGCAGGGATTTCTATTATTGAAGATGGAAGTGAGGGCATTACGATGGAATTAGAGATGCAATGGGATGGAAACCCAAGCATAATACTCGACATCAAGACTTATCTTGGTGTAGCATTACCAGTGCAGGTAATTATTTCTGGTCTGTGTTACtcagactctccaaaaatgttgccgtacctgtgttggattctccaaaattCCACTAGTTTTGGAGTATCCGACATGCACTcgtcaacatttttgaagagtcctcGCAACGTAGTTTCACCTTAGAGCTGTGCCACGTACTTTAATTGCTTCCCATGATATGGTCCTAATTTCTGCCGAGATGCAAAGTTTGCTGTTATCTGTGTGAATACTCCAATTGAAGGATGCGCTGGCATTACTTGATGTCCTCAAGCCTGCGTTTATTGTTTCTGAAAGAGCTTGTGCTTATCGAATTATGCTTTCTATAAGAGCTTGTTGTAGGGGGGAACAAATAACTGTTTCAGCTTAACTAGTCTGTATTCGTGCCTTGTACTTGCAAGTTATCCCATGTGATTTGCATGGACATGCTCGTGCTTATGTGTTTTTCTTGGGCTGGCCACAAAATGAGAAGCTAATGTCATTATATTCCCTGCGATACGTCCTTAATAGTAATCTAAAAGATTTGCACGCTTAAGAGTGAAGAAATGACgaaaaaaaagggcagcctggtgcactaaagctcccgctatgtgcggggtccggggaagggccccaccacaagggtgtattgtacgcaaccttaccttgcatttctgccagaggctgtttccaaggcttgaactcgtgacctcctggtcacatggcagcaacttttaccagttactccaaggcctTCAGCGAAGAAATGAAGAAGCTAGTAATATATACATCTTACTGTTTTGCTTCATTTTCACTTtgtagaaagttttttttttttcccaaaaatatcAAGTAACTTCATGACAGCTTGATCCTTTGGTTCGATGTCGACCATCGTTTTCTGCCGTTTTATAATGTGCCAACTCAATTCATTATAACTACAGAAGCAACTAAGGTATTATCTAGatgtagtttgttttctttttgatttGTCCACAAGCATCATGTTAGGGGCATTTCTGTAACGTCAAATGTGTGCTTTGTCATTGTTCCTATACACCGGTGTCGGGAACTAAAGAGTCTTCTCAACTATTGTGGTAAACGTTCCCATACGCTTGTATTTTGCATTGAATAGTTTCTTGGAATGATCTACTTGTTCCCCCGATCCCGTTCCTTTTCCCGACATCTTGTTTTAACTTGTCCATTCTAACGTTGTCCTAATTTATCTGTGAAAGTTTCTTCTTTCGTTCCTGAAATATTTGCATTGTGCTATGTTCCAACTTTTATGAATCTGATTTTAACTTTGTGATTATTTTTCGCTTCTCATTTAGGTGAAAAACATCGGGTTTACTGGTATTTTCAGGCTCATCTTCAGGCCACTTGTCAATGAATTTCCTTGCTTCGGAGCTGTATGTTATTCTCTAAGGCAGAAGGTGTTGTATAAACCTCAATTTTTCTTTCGTCTTTCATTTGCCTGTTATCACTTTGTGCACATACATGCACGCACATGAATCAACTTAAGCATCGTGGTGATACTTAAACGAAAattaagcatgttatttacataaTTCCAGAATTAAAATCAGAGCTATtgcttttgttttgaattaaaactAGATTTTGAGTGATCAATTGAGTATTAACTCGGTCGACAATTGAAGGATTTAATCACATGTCTAGTTTAATTTGAACGTTGATATTCAAGGCAGGCCGCTCACATGCATATTTCACACCTGAACTCTAAAGGGAAGTGAAATAGATATCTTTGTTTGCAGAAAAAGCTGGATTTTACACTTAAAGTAATCGGTGGCGACATGACAGCAATTCCCGGCCTTTCTGATGCGATTGAGGTTTGTGCGAACTTTACCACTTGTAATCTGTTTCTTAGTTTTGTTATCCTTCCGCAACTACCAAGGAAGTTTGATGTGGATGTAAttgtttttgataaatttgaGATGTAACGAAGGCCAAAAGATGCCATGGATATTTGCCTTGCGTAGCCAAgccttattctttttcaaaagaGTACGGAAGGAacagaaagaattgaaaattaagtAGCGGCTTAGTGTTATAACTACAAGAATAGGGTGTTTGTAGTGTTTGTTTTCATCCTTGTTGAGGAAATTCGGGAGCTTGATTCATGACCTGTAAACGTGATAAAAATATTACTCATGTTTCTTTGGTATATATTCTATGTTGTCATGCACTTGCATCGTTTGCATGAACCATCAAACTTTTTCATGCAATCGGAAAAATGGAACGCTTAACAGATGGTTGTTATGATTTACTACATTCTAGGTGTACTAAAATGAATTTATTTCTCCAGGGAACTATCCGGGACGCTATTGAAGACTCTATCACGTGGCCGGTTCGGAAAGTTATTCCCATTTTACCCGGGGATTATAGGTATCGATATTATCAATGGATTCTTTGAACCATCTTGGTTTCACTGACCCAGTTTATCTTTGGGCTGCCCCGATCCTGGTCCAATCTCGAACACATTTAACTTCTCGTTGAACCTCGGAAGTATCTTCTCAGATATAAGATATCCAAAGCCAGAATTTGGATTATATTTTGGATAGTAGTCCCCTAGACTTTTGTTGGACTTCCATCCATTTtgcctaagttgctcggactctccaaaaatgttgccgcacctgtgtcggatccttcaaaaatacactatttttggaggaccCAATACACACCCATAGacttttttgaagagtccgagtaacttagCATTTTGCATTGAACTAGGAACGTTAGAATGTTATCTCATGCAATTTCATAGTCATCTCATGTTTTCATCGAACATTTGGATTTTGATTGGTAACTGCTTAATCTTTGTTGACATTCTATTTTCTTTGTTTACCAGTGACCTTGAACTGAAGCCTACCGGAGTATTGGAGGTGAAACTTGTTCAAGCAAAGGAGTTGACAAATAAAGATATCATCGGAAAATCTGATCCTTTTGCTAAGTTATATGTACGACCTATACGAGACAGAatgaagaagagcaaaataattGTAAGTTATTCATCTGTTTCCCTGGAAAAGTTTCTTTAATTCGTTCAATCAAGTTAAGATTAAAGTAAACAATCTTCCTTTCAGAACAACGATTTGAATCCAATCTGGAATGAGCACTTTGAGTTCGTAGTTGAAGATCCATTAACACAACACTTGGTGGTAAAAATCTATGACGATGAAGGACTTCAGTCAGCTGAACTAATTGGATGCGCCCATATCCGTTTGAGTGAGCTTGAGCCTGGTAAAGTGAAGGATATCTGGTTGAAGTTGGTGAAAGATTTGGAAATTCAGAGAGACCAGAAAAATAGGGGCCAGGTGATGATTCCGACGATCTTTTACTTTCCATGGCCATGTTTAGATACATACTATAGTAGTAGAAATATACAACGACAACAAACCCAGTGCAAAGTAGCACAAAATCAAAATGTTGGAAAGCTAGTGTTTTTTCAGCAATAATTAAATTAAAGTCCTCCGTTTTACCGTCTAGAATGAGTGGCATGCATAGTCTTGTGGACAGTATGAGTTTGTCCCTGCTCATAAGTCATAATATACTTAGCGATATGATCTTGATCCACCTCGTATATTAGGCAGGACAGATTACAAGGGGGCCGAGGGATATATCCAGCGTAACGTAATGTTTTAAGCCATTTGATGCATGATGGATATTTCAATGAACCATTTGTATAGTCTATGTAGGAAAATCCTAGGTCCGCAGGGCTTTGGTCTAGTGGTGAGAGCGCAACGTGTGATATGTAGGTCAGGTGTACATTATGGGTTCGAACTGTACCGCGGATAAAAGCCTGCTATTAAACTGTTCGCCACCGACCCTCGGGGATTTCTGAGTTACCAAAATAAATGTAGGAAGATCATAGGCAGTGATTTCCTTTCCCTTATGAATCTGCATCGAAACTCGATcatttatttctcttgatattgtGAGCAAACACATAGAATATCTGTGTGCTCGATGTGTTAACTGTTCTTGTTATCTTTGGTTAGGTGCACTTGGAGCTATTGTACTGCCCGAATGGCATGACCAATGGGCTCAGTAACCCTTTTGCTAAGAATGAGTCGATGACTTCATTAGAGAGAGTTCTTAAAAACGGGGCAGAAGGAAAAGAAGCTAGTTCAAACGGaattgaaaataggaaaagaagagAGGTAATAGTTCGAGGGGTACTTTCTGTTACCGTGATATCTGCTGATGACCTGCCCCCTGCTGATATAACGGGGAAAGCTGACCCCTACGTCGTGCTGATCATGAAGAAGGCTCAAATCAGGAACaaaacaagggtatcctttctttgtattatttaattttcaacttcTCAGTAAATTCACTAAATAATTTCCTTCATTGTTGGTAAGTACGGAAGAATCAGTATGCCGTGATCTTCATTTTTGGATATCATATCTAAGTAGCTTTGGCTCGGACTTTGTATTATACCTAGATAAGTATAAGCAATTGATTTCAACCCCAGTAAATCAACTGAATTGTGTTGGAATCTCGAACCCGAACAACTTACTGAAAAAATAGAAACCCGAACTAGAACCAATAAGGTTCaaatcctggatccgccactAATATTTAGTCTTTGGAACCACAAAGTTCGTATTtagtcacgggttcaagccttggaaacagcctctggcagaaatgcaaggtaaagctGCGTacaaacacccttgtggtggggcccttccccggacaccgcacatagcggtagttttagtgcaccgggctgcccttttctTTAGAGTAATTTGCCTGTAGTATCATCGTTCATAACTTGATAGATTGTCGAATGTTACTGACAACAACTATACCTCATTCAAAGTATGTTAGGGTTGGCTATATGAATTTTCACTGGCCATGTCGTAACATCTGAAATCATCTAATGTTAATCATCCTTGTTTAGAGTAACTTCCCTCGACACTCTTCATTCGTAACTATATATAGTACTGATTATCACTTACCGAAAAAATATATAACGCTTATTATCTGTTTCCCTTAGGTTGTAAATGAAAGTCTAAATCCGATATGGAATCAGACTTTTGACTTTGTTGTCGAGGACGGATTACATGATATGCTAATGCTGGAAGTCTGGGATCACGACACATTTGGAAAGGTATGAGTGTTTCCCCTTGTCCTTGCACAATGTATTGTTAAGCACTTGTTGAACATCTTTAGTATCTTTCTGGACATCAACATTTGTCGATGTGATGTTTTCTTTGGCTGAAGTAACTCATCTCGTTGGCgcttttctaaaattttgaattGGTAACGTTCACGTTTCTATTTAGTTCTTTTTTTCGTTTGTTGTTCTGATGGATCGTCTGATAAGTAGTTACTCCCCTAGTTCAAGTTTTTCTCCCTATTAGTCCATTCTAATAGCCATGCAAATGTTATGTCATATCTAACACCACAAATGTAGGTTAAGCtgtgtacaatagacccttgtgatctGCCGTTCCCCAGAACCGACGCATACAATAGAACTTGGTACGAGTTTTTTGGGCTATGGCCCATTGTTTAGCTCATCCCCATCCTGTCCAGCTCAGTCAAGTAATCTTTGGGCCGGCATCTCATTTTCACCCGCTCAAATTTAGCCTAACTCGCTCATTGAACCTCCGTAGGTGCGAGTAAATAAAATATTGGAGAGCTATGTTGCTCGgtggtaaggctgcgtacaatacacccttgtggtgggttCCTTCCtaggacaccgcgcatagcggtagctttagtgtaccgggctgccctttttatgttgctcggactcttcaaaaatgttggcGGGTgtgtgttggatcctccaaaagtagtgtattttttaaggatctgacacgggtgcggcaacatttttggagagtcggAACAACTTAGTTGGACAGTACCTCTGTCATATCTTATTACATGACTACTATATATTGATTCATTTCCAATTCTTCCAACTTTGTTTCACAGGATTTCATGGGAAAATGCATACTGACGTTAACGAGAGTTCTAATGGAAGGCGAATACAAAGACACATACGAGTTAGCTGAGGCTAAGTCGGGGAAACTGAACTTGCATCTCAAATGGAACCCGCAGCCGATATACAGAGACCACCAATGATGAACATCAAACTTCAGTTCTAAATTCTTGTTAGATTTGTACAGGGAACGACAGCGTATAGTCAAGTATTTTCTGTACATGATGTATTAAAAGCCGTGGAAATAGTCTCTTGCAGAAATACTGGATAAGGCTGTGTACAATAGTCTTTTGGGGTCCGACATTTCCTCGGACCCcatgcatagcgggagctttagtgcacagAGCTGCCGTTTTAgaacagaataaaaatggagtaATTTTTCATGTTGAAGTTATTACTATGTACTACTAACAACTCACTTTTTATCTTTGGCAATACGACAGTTTTGATTGTGTTGAAGAGCAAGCGTACTTTTATTTACTTGATTATATTTTCGATGTGGCCCTTTACGTGTGAGCTTGATTCTTTTTTCATGGGGTAAGCACGTGAAAACTCTTGTTTTGATAGTAAGTGGCGTTGCGTACGACTCGAGCACATGGCCTTTACATGTGATATCACGTCGAAGTATGTGACCATCTCATTTAAAAACTTTTATTTACTTGATTGTGATATCACGTCGAAGTATGTGACCATCTCATTTAAAAGCTTTTTCGACGTGACCATCTCATTTAAAAACTTTTATTTACTTGATTGTGATATCACGTCGAAGTATGTGACCATCTCATTTAAAAGCTTTTATTTACTTGATTGTGTCTTCTAAAAACTTGCTTTGGGGTCGACGAATTAGGATTAACGTTGGGTAGATTCACTTTAGGGGCTAAAATGCCTACCAAAGGCAACTTCATATTCGGGCCTCAAATCCGAGATTTCTGATTAAGGATGTTTCACTTTAGGGGCTAAAACACCACCTACCAAAGACAATTTCATATTTGGGCCTCAAACTCAAGACATTTGATTAACGATGCTTCACTTTAGTGCTAAACACCACCTACCAAAGGCGATTTCATATTTGGGCCTCAAACTCGAGATTTCTGATTAAGGATGCTTTACTTTAGGGCTAAACACCAC from the Capsicum annuum cultivar UCD-10X-F1 chromosome 9, UCD10Xv1.1, whole genome shotgun sequence genome contains:
- the LOC107840791 gene encoding synaptotagmin-5 yields the protein MSFVIGVVIGIVFGLAIIVAFVKSENARSKQRTNLASGIAAFARMTVDDSRKIFTPEHYPSWVVFSNQQKLTWLNSHLEKIWPYVDEAASELVKANVEPILEQYRPVILASLKFSKFTLGTVAPQFTGISIIEDGSEGITMELEMQWDGNPSIILDIKTYLGVALPVQVKNIGFTGIFRLIFRPLVNEFPCFGAVCYSLRQKKKLDFTLKVIGGDMTAIPGLSDAIEGTIRDAIEDSITWPVRKVIPILPGDYSDLELKPTGVLEVKLVQAKELTNKDIIGKSDPFAKLYVRPIRDRMKKSKIINNDLNPIWNEHFEFVVEDPLTQHLVVKIYDDEGLQSAELIGCAHIRLSELEPGKVKDIWLKLVKDLEIQRDQKNRGQVHLELLYCPNGMTNGLSNPFAKNESMTSLERVLKNGAEGKEASSNGIENRKRREVIVRGVLSVTVISADDLPPADITGKADPYVVLIMKKAQIRNKTRVVNESLNPIWNQTFDFVVEDGLHDMLMLEVWDHDTFGKDFMGKCILTLTRVLMEGEYKDTYELAEAKSGKLNLHLKWNPQPIYRDHQ